The Halobaculum sp. MBLA0143 genome includes a region encoding these proteins:
- a CDS encoding carotenoid oxygenase family protein translates to MGHGYGVGFRSLATEVTDHRPTVEGDVPSWVSGTLVRNGPGLFDVGDERLGHWFDGLAMLRRYSFDDGTLSYSNRFLRTEAYTDAMDGTLSGQFGTGRTGVGKVLSWLRALGPPKITDNANVHVARFDGECVALTEAPRRVAFDPETLETEGSFEFDDDLGEHVAAAHLTPDPETGAWFGFTTEFGRTPEYHVYRLDPECRSRERIASIAADGPGYIHDCSITTDHVVLVETPLVMPIRRALSPFAEGILDILDWQPERDARVLVVDRETGTLVSESTLPPVFVFHHINAYTTGDEVVLDLVEFPDPSIVDAMRIDTLDGDPSDVDIPDGRPVRYRLDLRYDSVDRSVLHPVGVELPRVAQDVVGREYRYAYAQATDREGGNGLVKLDVETGRTREWWEDGVFLEEPVPVRRPGADAEDDGVVVAPALDSHAEETRLLVFDADTLDLLADASLPHVEPFGFHGRFFHEA, encoded by the coding sequence ATGGGGCACGGTTACGGAGTCGGGTTTCGGTCGCTCGCGACGGAGGTGACGGACCACCGTCCCACGGTCGAGGGGGATGTCCCTTCGTGGGTGTCGGGAACGCTCGTTCGGAACGGTCCGGGGCTGTTCGACGTCGGCGACGAGCGACTCGGCCACTGGTTCGACGGGCTCGCGATGCTCCGACGGTACTCCTTCGACGACGGGACGCTCTCGTACTCGAATCGCTTCCTCCGCACGGAGGCCTACACGGACGCGATGGACGGCACCCTCTCCGGACAGTTCGGCACCGGCCGGACGGGCGTCGGGAAGGTCCTGTCGTGGCTGCGAGCACTCGGCCCACCGAAGATTACGGACAACGCCAACGTCCACGTCGCCCGGTTCGACGGCGAGTGTGTCGCGCTCACGGAGGCACCCCGTCGCGTCGCGTTCGATCCCGAGACGCTCGAGACCGAGGGGAGCTTCGAGTTCGACGACGACCTCGGCGAACACGTCGCCGCCGCTCACCTCACTCCCGACCCCGAGACCGGCGCCTGGTTCGGCTTCACGACCGAGTTCGGTCGTACCCCCGAGTACCACGTCTACCGACTCGACCCGGAGTGTCGCTCGAGAGAACGAATCGCGTCGATCGCGGCGGATGGCCCCGGGTACATCCACGACTGCAGCATCACGACCGACCACGTCGTCCTCGTCGAGACACCGCTCGTCATGCCGATCCGCCGTGCGCTGAGCCCGTTCGCCGAGGGTATCCTCGACATCCTCGACTGGCAGCCGGAGCGGGACGCGCGCGTCCTCGTCGTCGACCGCGAGACCGGTACGCTCGTCTCCGAGTCCACGCTTCCGCCCGTCTTCGTCTTCCACCACATCAACGCGTACACGACAGGTGACGAGGTCGTTTTGGACCTCGTCGAGTTCCCCGACCCCAGCATCGTCGACGCGATGCGGATCGACACGCTCGACGGCGACCCCTCGGACGTCGACATCCCGGACGGTCGTCCCGTCCGGTACCGTCTCGACCTCCGGTACGACAGCGTCGACCGATCGGTGCTCCACCCGGTCGGCGTGGAACTCCCTCGGGTCGCCCAGGACGTCGTCGGCCGTGAGTACCGGTACGCGTACGCGCAGGCGACGGACCGTGAGGGCGGGAACGGACTGGTGAAACTCGACGTCGAGACCGGTCGGACACGGGAGTGGTGGGAAGACGGTGTCTTCCTCGAAGAGCCCGTCCCCGTACGGCGGCCGGGAGCCGACGCCGAAGACGACGGTGTCGTCGTCGCGCCGGCGCTCGACAGCCACGCGGAGGAGACGCGCCTCCTCGTCTTCGACGCCGACACGCTCGACCTCCTCGCCGACGCGTCACTCCCACACGTCGAACCCTTCGGCTTCCACGGTCGCTTCTTCCACGAAGCCTAA
- a CDS encoding pyridoxamine 5'-phosphate oxidase family protein has product MELLEDTLDVSLEAFLDRPLFCFLGQVADGEPRVSPLWYLWENGRIWCLGDTVGKSYTRRVERRSETAVAVVDFDVRTGRVEHVGMRGHAELSPLEEGRTFRLLRRYLGEETDEWDLRFADLDDERWAFVEFTPETVVARDQSFSPSLDP; this is encoded by the coding sequence GTGGAACTACTCGAAGACACCCTCGACGTGTCGCTCGAGGCGTTTCTCGACCGCCCGTTGTTCTGTTTCCTCGGCCAGGTCGCCGACGGCGAGCCCCGTGTCTCGCCGCTGTGGTACCTCTGGGAGAACGGCCGGATCTGGTGTCTCGGCGACACGGTGGGGAAGTCGTACACCCGGCGAGTCGAACGGCGTTCCGAGACTGCCGTCGCGGTCGTCGACTTCGACGTCCGGACTGGCCGGGTCGAACACGTCGGGATGCGCGGTCACGCCGAACTCTCGCCGTTGGAGGAGGGGCGGACGTTCCGTCTCCTCCGGCGGTACCTGGGCGAGGAGACCGACGAGTGGGACTTACGGTTCGCCGACCTCGACGACGAGCGCTGGGCGTTCGTCGAGTTCACCCCCGAGACCGTCGTGGCCCGCGACCAGTCGTTCTCTCCGAGCCTCGACCCGTGA
- a CDS encoding TetR/AcrR family transcriptional regulator, producing the protein MSDESTGTREAILAATRAALREHGYDELSMAKVAAEFDGSQSLIHYHFDDREGLLAAFLARRRERFEASSSELPADPDERLERLVEERIAGLDEPEAASSIEGYLGLHGAALDSEPIRRELAALDDALFEAFRETIARGVETGAFRECDPATVARVLVAGHDSAFLRVTVDDSPAAVRDALEDTLLASLREGDRQ; encoded by the coding sequence ATGAGCGACGAGTCGACGGGGACGCGCGAGGCGATCCTGGCGGCGACCCGGGCCGCGCTGCGCGAACACGGCTACGACGAACTGTCGATGGCGAAGGTGGCCGCGGAGTTCGACGGCAGCCAGTCGTTGATCCACTACCACTTCGACGACCGCGAGGGGCTGCTCGCGGCGTTTCTCGCACGACGGCGCGAGCGGTTCGAGGCGTCGTCGTCCGAGCTGCCGGCCGACCCGGACGAGCGGTTGGAACGGCTGGTCGAAGAGAGAATCGCCGGCCTCGACGAGCCGGAGGCGGCCTCGTCGATCGAGGGCTACCTCGGGCTGCACGGTGCAGCGCTCGACAGCGAGCCGATCCGCCGGGAGTTGGCGGCGTTAGACGACGCGTTGTTCGAGGCGTTTCGGGAGACGATCGCCCGAGGAGTCGAGACGGGGGCGTTCCGCGAGTGTGATCCGGCGACCGTAGCCCGGGTGTTGGTGGCCGGCCACGACAGCGCGTTCCTCCGGGTGACGGTCGACGACTCCCCCGCGGCAGTGCGGGACGCGTTGGAAGACACCCTGTTGGCGAGTCTCCGTGAGGGTGATCGACAGTGA
- a CDS encoding CPBP family intramembrane glutamic endopeptidase, which translates to MTAGWSVLLGLVVALGGDWAVGKLSGWVTPSDRSGDDDTVTLNLTKWLGLVPMLAWVFAVEGAGLGSLTGTRLPPLALVAVVAGGVVVTFTASAVIQRVTSAFGIDGVAAGGTIQELSDRSTAGILLTAVTAGVTEELLFRGFLVERLVSLTGSHLLAGAVSVVVFGAVHYRGWGLEETVEITMQGAVLVGIYLLVPSVVALIAIHALHDGLGLLLARRAVTDDRTESAAAAES; encoded by the coding sequence GTGACTGCCGGCTGGAGCGTGCTCCTCGGGCTGGTCGTCGCCCTCGGAGGTGACTGGGCAGTCGGGAAGCTCAGTGGGTGGGTGACACCCTCCGACCGGTCCGGCGACGACGACACGGTGACGCTGAACCTCACGAAGTGGCTCGGGCTCGTCCCGATGCTGGCGTGGGTGTTCGCCGTCGAAGGCGCCGGCCTCGGGTCGTTGACCGGGACCCGACTGCCGCCGCTCGCGCTGGTGGCCGTCGTGGCCGGAGGAGTGGTGGTGACGTTCACCGCCAGTGCGGTGATCCAACGGGTGACGAGCGCGTTCGGTATCGACGGCGTCGCGGCCGGCGGGACGATCCAGGAGCTGAGCGACCGGTCGACGGCTGGGATTCTCCTCACGGCGGTCACCGCCGGCGTGACGGAGGAACTGCTGTTCCGGGGGTTCCTCGTCGAACGACTCGTCTCGCTGACCGGGAGTCACCTGCTCGCGGGGGCCGTCTCGGTCGTCGTGTTCGGCGCAGTCCACTACAGGGGGTGGGGTCTGGAGGAGACAGTCGAGATCACCATGCAGGGTGCGGTGTTGGTCGGGATCTATCTGCTCGTCCCGTCGGTGGTAGCCCTGATCGCGATCCACGCGCTCCACGACGGCCTCGGGCTCCTGCTCGCTCGCCGAGCCGTGACGGACGACCGGACGGAGTCTGCAGCCGCCGCCGAGTCGTGA
- a CDS encoding prolyl oligopeptidase family serine peptidase encodes MSGQIDTTAAVTPEALARLPTFVSRRVSPDGEEFAFYHDRTGRMELYVAPADTATDPDQWTQLSDGNVPRNPTGAVSYGPDGRELFFHRDDDGDEQTDVYRLTRDGNATPVVETDGQTLLLDVASDGCLVYASDHGEQLNLYTFDPAADESTQLTTFDLPVAPRGAPLGPDERRVACAANESDDLQNQDVYVVDRDTGDCRRLDVGREGAEASVADWFPDGERLLVDDDTTDAARIGVYDLETDTVDWLSDGTEVVNAAAVLPGGERVLGIRTRRAAEVPVVYDVETGESHELDVPEGVVSLAGTPDQTFLDDSTVVLDVTTGDRRSELVAYDLATDERRTVLPADYGDVDPEVFVSPEYVRYESEDGTEIGGLLYETPVADGAAPAVVKVHGGPPAQAQHGFDTYAQVLVSQGYTVLRPNYRGSTGRGREFKNAIDGDWGGMEQVDVRRGAEWLAAECDVDPDRIAVFGGSFGGYSAYCQLTMHPEPWAAGVAWIGMTDLPGLYEESMPHFKSTLERYLGDPEDNEAFYRERSPLTHVENVEAPIGILHGVNDPRCPISQARQFRDALEDRGWSDPEDFAYHELGEEGHGSVDQEQRLRALEHVTEFLDERL; translated from the coding sequence ATGTCCGGACAGATCGACACGACGGCAGCAGTGACCCCGGAGGCGTTGGCCCGTCTCCCGACGTTCGTCAGTCGACGGGTGTCGCCCGACGGCGAAGAGTTCGCGTTCTACCACGACCGAACCGGCCGGATGGAGCTGTACGTGGCGCCCGCCGACACGGCGACGGACCCCGACCAGTGGACCCAGCTGAGCGACGGGAACGTCCCGCGGAACCCGACCGGCGCCGTCTCGTACGGCCCGGACGGGCGAGAGCTGTTCTTCCACCGCGACGACGACGGCGACGAGCAGACGGACGTGTACAGACTCACTCGGGACGGGAACGCGACGCCGGTGGTCGAGACGGACGGCCAGACACTCCTCTTGGATGTCGCCAGCGACGGGTGTCTGGTGTACGCCTCCGACCACGGTGAGCAGTTGAACCTCTACACGTTCGACCCCGCGGCCGACGAGTCGACGCAGCTGACGACGTTCGACCTACCGGTCGCGCCGCGTGGTGCCCCGCTCGGCCCCGACGAGCGACGGGTCGCGTGTGCGGCCAACGAGTCCGACGACCTCCAGAACCAGGACGTGTACGTCGTCGACCGGGACACCGGCGACTGCCGTCGGCTCGACGTCGGTCGGGAGGGCGCAGAGGCGAGCGTCGCCGACTGGTTCCCGGACGGCGAGCGACTACTCGTCGACGACGACACCACGGACGCCGCTCGGATCGGCGTGTACGACCTCGAGACCGACACCGTGGACTGGCTGAGCGACGGCACGGAGGTGGTGAACGCCGCCGCCGTCCTGCCCGGCGGCGAGCGGGTTCTCGGCATCCGAACGCGTCGTGCCGCCGAGGTGCCAGTCGTCTACGACGTCGAGACGGGCGAGAGCCACGAACTCGACGTGCCCGAGGGGGTCGTCTCGCTCGCCGGCACGCCCGACCAGACGTTCCTCGACGACTCGACTGTCGTCCTCGACGTGACGACCGGAGACCGTCGGAGCGAACTCGTCGCGTACGACCTCGCGACCGACGAGCGACGGACGGTGCTGCCGGCCGACTACGGCGACGTCGACCCGGAGGTGTTCGTCTCCCCGGAGTACGTCCGCTACGAGTCCGAGGACGGCACGGAGATCGGCGGGTTGTTGTACGAGACGCCGGTCGCCGACGGCGCCGCGCCGGCTGTCGTGAAGGTCCACGGCGGACCGCCGGCACAGGCGCAACACGGGTTCGACACCTACGCACAGGTGCTCGTGAGCCAGGGGTACACCGTACTCCGGCCGAACTACCGTGGGTCGACCGGCCGCGGCCGGGAGTTCAAGAACGCCATCGACGGCGACTGGGGCGGGATGGAACAGGTCGACGTCCGGCGTGGGGCCGAGTGGCTCGCGGCCGAGTGCGACGTCGACCCCGACCGGATCGCCGTGTTCGGCGGATCGTTCGGCGGGTACTCCGCCTACTGCCAGCTCACGATGCACCCCGAGCCGTGGGCCGCCGGCGTCGCCTGGATCGGAATGACCGACCTCCCGGGACTGTACGAGGAGTCGATGCCGCACTTCAAGTCGACGCTGGAGCGGTACCTCGGCGACCCCGAGGACAACGAGGCGTTCTACCGCGAACGGTCGCCGCTCACCCACGTCGAGAACGTCGAGGCCCCGATCGGGATCCTCCACGGCGTCAACGACCCTCGGTGTCCGATCTCGCAGGCCCGACAGTTCCGAGACGCACTCGAAGACCGCGGGTGGAGCGACCCGGAGGACTTCGCCTACCACGAACTCGGCGAGGAGGGACACGGGTCCGTCGACCAGGAACAGCGACTCCGTGCGCTCGAACACGTGACAGAGTTCCTCGACGAACGCCTCTGA
- a CDS encoding DEAD/DEAH box helicase produces the protein MTRRFPPPLFGVVRVRRRVDTLVDLAVETEGDLDRAAFTERARDRLRDPDGDRYSEAYLRRTVSTFVQLGVLRDDDGIGLWQFGHDYHAGETDLETFLWYGLVRTWVIAGEFPEGIDGLRSLHRVLRNADEPLPTETLRQRLERDHDYGFNDEGLRGYPTLACALGAVRETEDGYVAAQPETWAGRLRNVDLLPAFRRWLRREGPKTNPPSDRVKRDLAKYYLYRECGGHGRHRSLFDTFRRDYLADGLDGRDPSVPRLERDERYVTVENRRRELRVELAETTPDIDESELSGLALDTLETAVAADTPEETRRTVAAAGAGLSRADLDNWVDASRAAYSFPSEFELYDWQREAADRWFDGADGDPRRGIARVVTGAGKTVMALAVIQRFLERTDDAVVTVVVPTRVLMRQWIEELTGTLNVPVDAVGWAGGGHKDEFDGDTRVLVTIVNSAVSDGFLSETVAERDPSEHLLVADECHRYTGDTFSGVFDVPRTASLGLSATPLSDPGSDELTPADERLVAALGDVYYDLTYTEAVDRQLVSEFRVDYVGFDLTDAERTAYERLSEQVSDAVTEIRRRYADRLYELSGPFARQLTAIAEHSDRPTPAISDFFRYTQQRRDLVADAVGRQAATLALLRRGIETDAQSIVFQERIEQLERMVAPAEQRGRNPRTGEVTDGAQRQQLYDRYPGLERVDRELESLFFDADYKPVMYHSGHRNDAWNELAIEWFDDDGFANTMLSVKALVEGVDVPGADVGIVRVSSGSVRERIQTFGRVLRAGDDPTDVARLFVLYARDTVDENIFESYDWDSQLAGAEVRHQIWDTDGDWAAGEWDPQTPFSEAVRPATPEERPQPGDGPIPTGPFPGLEPGDSFPGRVEGYQFSVDTDGRAFESGTAGRRLIDGPGVDRVADRVVEIKGGGSVVVTDHDHAVVTTADGVVYVGELDPSTFEFEETGSLTDEAGGLEDLL, from the coding sequence GTGACACGGCGCTTCCCGCCCCCACTGTTCGGGGTCGTCAGAGTTCGTCGACGGGTCGACACGCTGGTGGATCTCGCCGTCGAGACGGAGGGTGACCTCGACCGGGCGGCGTTCACCGAACGAGCCCGCGACCGACTCCGTGACCCCGACGGTGACCGTTACTCGGAGGCGTACCTCCGTCGGACGGTCTCGACGTTCGTCCAACTGGGCGTTCTCCGTGACGACGACGGAATCGGCCTCTGGCAGTTCGGGCACGACTACCACGCTGGCGAGACGGACCTCGAGACGTTCCTCTGGTACGGACTAGTTCGGACCTGGGTGATCGCCGGCGAGTTCCCCGAGGGAATCGACGGGCTCCGGTCGCTCCACCGGGTGCTCCGGAACGCCGACGAGCCACTGCCGACCGAGACGCTCCGGCAGCGTCTCGAACGTGACCACGACTACGGCTTCAACGACGAAGGGCTGCGTGGCTACCCGACGCTGGCGTGTGCGCTCGGGGCTGTCCGCGAGACCGAAGACGGCTACGTCGCCGCACAGCCAGAGACCTGGGCCGGTCGTCTCCGGAACGTCGACCTCCTGCCCGCGTTTCGCCGGTGGCTCCGCCGGGAGGGCCCGAAGACGAACCCACCCTCCGACCGTGTCAAGCGAGACCTGGCGAAGTACTACCTCTACCGGGAGTGCGGCGGGCACGGGCGACACCGGTCGCTGTTCGACACGTTCAGACGAGACTACCTCGCGGATGGACTCGACGGCCGTGATCCGTCTGTCCCGCGGCTCGAACGCGACGAACGGTACGTGACCGTCGAGAACCGTCGCCGAGAGCTTCGAGTGGAACTCGCCGAGACGACACCGGATATCGACGAGTCGGAGCTGAGCGGGCTCGCACTCGACACGCTGGAGACGGCCGTCGCGGCCGACACCCCCGAAGAGACCAGACGGACGGTCGCGGCTGCGGGTGCCGGACTCTCGCGGGCAGACCTAGACAACTGGGTCGATGCCTCCCGAGCGGCGTACAGCTTCCCGTCGGAGTTCGAACTCTACGACTGGCAGCGCGAGGCGGCAGACCGGTGGTTCGACGGTGCCGACGGCGACCCACGACGTGGAATCGCGCGAGTCGTCACCGGTGCCGGTAAGACCGTGATGGCGTTGGCGGTGATCCAACGGTTCCTCGAACGCACCGACGACGCCGTCGTGACTGTCGTCGTCCCAACGCGGGTCCTGATGCGGCAGTGGATAGAGGAGCTGACCGGCACGCTGAACGTGCCGGTGGACGCCGTCGGCTGGGCCGGCGGCGGTCACAAAGACGAGTTCGACGGCGACACGCGTGTTCTCGTCACGATCGTCAACTCGGCAGTCTCCGACGGCTTCCTGTCGGAGACGGTCGCCGAGCGCGACCCGTCCGAGCACCTCCTCGTCGCAGACGAGTGTCACCGTTACACGGGAGACACCTTCTCGGGCGTCTTCGACGTTCCGCGGACCGCCTCGCTCGGACTGTCTGCGACGCCACTGTCCGACCCCGGGAGCGACGAACTGACGCCCGCAGACGAGCGGTTAGTCGCCGCACTCGGTGACGTGTACTACGATCTGACGTACACGGAGGCGGTCGACCGACAGCTCGTCTCGGAGTTTCGCGTCGACTACGTCGGGTTCGACCTGACGGACGCGGAGCGAACGGCGTACGAACGACTCTCCGAGCAGGTGTCGGACGCCGTGACGGAGATCAGACGCCGGTACGCCGACCGACTGTACGAACTGTCGGGGCCGTTCGCACGCCAGCTCACGGCGATTGCCGAACACAGTGACCGGCCGACGCCCGCTATCTCCGACTTCTTCCGGTACACACAACAGCGGCGCGACCTCGTCGCGGACGCCGTCGGTCGACAGGCAGCCACGCTCGCACTCCTCCGACGGGGTATCGAGACCGACGCACAGAGTATCGTCTTCCAGGAACGGATCGAACAGTTAGAGCGGATGGTCGCGCCCGCGGAGCAACGCGGCCGAAACCCGCGGACGGGGGAGGTAACGGACGGAGCACAGCGTCAGCAGTTGTACGACCGCTACCCCGGGCTCGAACGGGTGGATCGAGAACTCGAGTCGCTGTTCTTCGACGCCGACTACAAGCCCGTCATGTACCACTCTGGCCACCGGAACGACGCCTGGAACGAGCTTGCAATCGAGTGGTTCGACGACGATGGGTTCGCCAACACGATGCTCAGTGTGAAGGCGCTCGTCGAAGGGGTCGACGTGCCCGGTGCCGATGTGGGAATCGTCAGGGTCTCGTCCGGGAGCGTCCGCGAGCGAATCCAGACGTTCGGGCGTGTTCTCCGGGCCGGCGACGACCCGACGGACGTCGCTCGGTTGTTCGTCCTGTACGCCCGCGACACTGTCGACGAGAACATCTTCGAATCGTACGACTGGGACAGCCAGCTCGCGGGTGCGGAGGTTCGCCACCAGATCTGGGACACGGACGGCGACTGGGCGGCCGGCGAGTGGGACCCACAGACACCGTTCTCGGAGGCCGTCCGACCGGCGACCCCAGAGGAACGACCACAGCCCGGCGACGGCCCGATCCCGACCGGACCGTTCCCCGGACTCGAGCCGGGCGACTCCTTCCCGGGACGTGTCGAAGGGTACCAGTTCAGTGTCGACACAGACGGTCGCGCCTTCGAGTCCGGCACGGCCGGCCGGCGACTGATCGATGGCCCGGGCGTCGACAGGGTGGCCGACCGTGTCGTCGAGATCAAGGGCGGTGGGAGCGTGGTCGTCACAGACCACGACCACGCCGTCGTCACTACCGCCGACGGAGTGGTGTACGTCGGTGAGCTCGACCCGTCGACGTTCGAGTTCGAGGAGACCGGATCGCTGACTGACGAGGCCGGTGGACTGGAGGATCTCCTGTGA
- a CDS encoding DEAD/DEAH box helicase → MSTGDVELDVEWTVDDPPTTDGVDSTRRETAHHTQRLLARSFDASRRAEDLLVVDEIGDRIKLLDHQLSAAHRAVTGTGRGTLFADEVGLGKTIEVGMVLKEMSLRQTRESFLVLTPAQLAPQWQAELREKFELDFVCNYDDEFQGFDEHDRIVASVDTAKTSSHFDDVVSRQWDVLVLDEAHCVRNDDTKRYELLDTVEYREAFFATATPIQNDVSDLYNLVDLVRPGLLGTRRAFEQKFVADSEHAQLQNADELQRLLSRVMIRNRREETDISFTNREVHTDTFDPSPSERRLYRAVTEYVRDNYSQRDARHLVMLLLQKEVVSSPDAVLGTVRKWLRGDGAAEIGPGEQSDLEAIRETAEEIGETSKQRRLRNVVEQIDEQMEIPRAVVFTQFRPTQDAIADAVSRLDQPVHVVNGDLSSQQKDAVVGEFDDEGGVLVATDSISEGRNIQFCNVMVNYDLPWNPMKVEQRIGRVDRIGQERNVHVFNLALSDTVEEHVLDKLYGKIDLFTQSIGGLRDILSKMEQSGTDFEREVFERLREADDEAELENNFEEMAVDLEENREAAERMEDFNSDVFETFELGGARS, encoded by the coding sequence ATGTCAACTGGTGATGTAGAACTAGACGTCGAGTGGACGGTGGACGACCCGCCGACGACCGACGGTGTCGACTCGACGCGGAGGGAGACTGCCCACCACACGCAACGCCTGTTGGCTCGCTCGTTCGACGCGAGTCGGCGAGCGGAGGATCTTCTCGTCGTCGACGAGATCGGTGACCGGATCAAACTCCTCGATCACCAACTGTCGGCCGCACACCGTGCCGTCACGGGCACGGGTCGTGGGACGTTGTTCGCCGACGAGGTCGGGCTCGGGAAGACGATCGAGGTCGGGATGGTGTTGAAAGAGATGTCGCTGCGCCAGACGCGCGAGAGTTTCCTGGTTCTCACCCCCGCCCAGTTGGCCCCTCAGTGGCAGGCCGAACTACGGGAGAAGTTCGAGCTCGACTTCGTCTGCAACTACGACGATGAGTTCCAGGGGTTCGACGAACACGATCGAATCGTCGCCAGCGTCGACACCGCGAAGACCTCGTCACACTTCGACGACGTCGTGAGCCGACAGTGGGACGTCCTCGTGTTGGACGAGGCTCACTGCGTCCGCAACGACGACACGAAGCGGTACGAACTGCTCGACACCGTCGAGTACCGCGAGGCGTTCTTCGCGACGGCGACGCCGATCCAGAACGACGTGTCGGACCTGTACAACCTCGTCGACCTCGTCAGACCCGGGTTGCTGGGGACCAGACGGGCGTTCGAACAGAAGTTCGTCGCCGACAGCGAACACGCACAGTTGCAGAACGCAGACGAACTCCAACGGCTGTTGAGTCGAGTGATGATCCGTAACCGCCGTGAGGAGACCGACATCAGCTTCACGAACCGCGAGGTGCACACGGACACGTTCGATCCGTCGCCGAGCGAACGCCGTCTGTACCGAGCCGTGACGGAGTACGTCCGCGACAACTACAGCCAGCGTGACGCCAGGCACCTCGTGATGCTCCTCCTCCAGAAAGAGGTCGTCTCGAGTCCGGACGCCGTCCTCGGGACGGTCCGAAAGTGGCTCCGTGGCGACGGCGCCGCGGAGATCGGACCGGGAGAACAGTCCGATCTCGAGGCGATCCGCGAGACCGCAGAGGAGATCGGCGAGACGAGCAAACAACGTCGACTCCGGAACGTCGTCGAACAGATCGACGAGCAGATGGAGATTCCGCGGGCGGTCGTGTTCACACAGTTCCGTCCGACACAAGACGCCATCGCGGACGCGGTCAGCCGACTCGACCAGCCGGTCCACGTCGTCAACGGTGACCTGTCCAGCCAGCAGAAGGACGCCGTCGTCGGCGAGTTCGACGACGAAGGCGGCGTCCTGGTGGCCACAGACTCGATCAGCGAGGGCCGGAACATCCAGTTCTGTAACGTCATGGTCAACTACGATCTGCCGTGGAACCCGATGAAGGTGGAACAACGGATCGGCCGTGTCGACCGAATCGGGCAGGAGCGTAACGTCCACGTGTTCAACCTCGCGCTGTCCGACACGGTCGAAGAGCACGTTCTCGACAAGCTCTACGGGAAGATCGACCTGTTCACCCAGTCGATCGGCGGACTGCGCGACATCCTCTCGAAGATGGAACAGTCCGGCACCGACTTCGAACGGGAGGTGTTCGAACGGCTCCGCGAGGCCGACGACGAGGCCGAACTGGAGAACAACTTCGAGGAGATGGCCGTCGATCTCGAAGAGAATCGCGAGGCCGCAGAGCGGATGGAGGACTTCAACAGCGACGTGTTCGAGACGTTCGAACTCGGAGGTGCGCGTTCGTGA
- a CDS encoding DUF5821 family protein: MSSVEPITPSALAERMGESGDEWTVLAPERETLVKLARGVAELDDPPALEIVADGKTLRETLRLFPTNARLGDLSPDRLSLWEADVEAMTTELVGSSVVVSELRTPGERTFGVSTDHEFVAALADEAASIQKSAVEFGGRLPGLSRVFESAADRLGPELAADLETAVALTDDPTHPDSIHAVRVALLAASAQDLLFYDVTSWVESRNIASKATCSRHRGRLEDRGVLTSSSVADGGGRPRKRCHLAEPYASRYEREGIEPLLQQCCF, from the coding sequence GTGAGCAGCGTCGAGCCGATCACTCCGTCGGCGCTCGCAGAGCGGATGGGGGAGTCTGGTGACGAATGGACCGTCCTGGCGCCCGAGCGTGAGACGCTGGTGAAACTCGCACGGGGCGTCGCCGAACTCGACGACCCGCCGGCGCTGGAGATCGTCGCCGACGGGAAGACACTCCGCGAGACGCTCAGACTGTTCCCGACGAACGCCCGTCTGGGAGACCTCTCCCCCGACCGGCTGTCGCTCTGGGAGGCGGACGTCGAGGCGATGACGACGGAACTGGTCGGGAGCAGCGTGGTCGTGAGCGAACTCCGAACGCCCGGCGAACGCACGTTCGGCGTCTCGACCGACCACGAGTTCGTCGCCGCTCTCGCCGACGAGGCGGCGTCGATCCAGAAGTCGGCCGTCGAGTTCGGCGGACGACTGCCGGGACTGTCGCGCGTCTTCGAGTCGGCCGCGGACCGACTCGGACCAGAGCTGGCGGCAGACCTGGAGACGGCCGTGGCGCTGACGGACGACCCGACACACCCCGACTCGATCCACGCGGTCAGGGTAGCACTGTTGGCCGCCAGCGCACAGGACCTGTTGTTCTACGACGTCACGAGCTGGGTGGAGTCTCGGAACATCGCGTCGAAGGCGACCTGCTCACGGCACCGTGGGCGACTGGAAGACCGGGGCGTGCTCACCTCGTCTTCTGTCGCCGACGGAGGGGGACGCCCACGAAAACGGTGTCACCTCGCCGAACCGTACGCCAGTCGGTACGAGAGGGAGGGGATCGAGCCACTGCTGCAGCAGTGTTGTTTCTGA